In Gammaproteobacteria bacterium, the following proteins share a genomic window:
- a CDS encoding MerR family transcriptional regulator: MISITELSEKTGVNSVTLRAWERRYGLLKPQRTPKGHRFYTHADVDKVIKILNLIEQGVSVSKVKPLLDSGVETAELSENWQQHIDRVFLASESFNKNRIDQIYREISKEYPFSVSAFQFFKVILNELITRKDTGFRSDFMQNIILDNLKRSNYSYQQSHSSEFKTVIFLNSMQLEGNALLLSLILKEINHEVEIFKNCTFNQIFEYMRYNPIDHFVYIDNKMLDSNQLKKELKDNDLAQIFLVGAQLKLNQEMFNFSNLLTVVANPLEVFSIIKGD; this comes from the coding sequence ATGATTAGTATTACAGAATTATCTGAAAAAACAGGCGTCAATAGCGTGACACTAAGAGCTTGGGAAAGACGTTATGGCTTATTAAAACCTCAAAGAACTCCAAAAGGGCATCGATTTTATACACATGCTGATGTTGATAAAGTCATCAAAATTCTAAATTTAATAGAGCAGGGAGTCAGCGTTAGCAAGGTAAAGCCACTGTTGGATTCTGGAGTTGAAACTGCTGAATTGAGTGAAAACTGGCAACAGCATATTGACAGGGTCTTTCTGGCTTCTGAGTCGTTTAATAAAAACCGCATTGATCAAATATACCGAGAAATTAGTAAGGAATATCCTTTTTCTGTGAGTGCATTTCAGTTTTTTAAAGTTATTCTTAATGAATTAATTACCCGAAAAGACACAGGATTTCGTTCTGATTTCATGCAAAATATAATTCTCGATAATTTGAAACGGTCGAATTATTCTTATCAGCAATCTCACTCTTCTGAATTTAAGACAGTCATCTTCCTAAACTCAATGCAATTAGAGGGAAACGCTCTATTGTTGTCACTCATTTTGAAGGAAATCAATCATGAAGTAGAAATTTTTAAAAACTGTACTTTTAATCAAATATTTGAATATATGCGATACAACCCTATTGATCATTTCGTCTATATTGACAATAAGATGCTGGATTCAAATCAGCTCAAAAAAGAACTAAAAGACAATGATCTTGCTCAAATTTTTCTAGTTGGTGCTCAATTGAAACTCAATCAAGAAATGTTCAATTTTTCTAATTTATTGACTGTAGTAGCCAATCCGTTAGAAGTTTTTTCAATTATTAAAGGAGATTAA
- a CDS encoding TspO/MBR family protein: protein MDHKTLWSTFVFLFFNFLALYLGALFTDAGVNSDWYQNAQKAPWTPPGWMFGAAWSLIMVCYALYMAKVWNTISNRKVLIGLYAFQWVLNVLWNPLFFYYHWVWSAEIVLIFLTILLIYKLIVFSKYVKTAGIFLLPYIFWLFIANSLNLYFAIKN, encoded by the coding sequence ATGGACCATAAAACCCTTTGGAGCACTTTTGTATTTTTGTTTTTTAATTTTTTAGCCCTCTATTTAGGTGCTCTTTTTACTGATGCCGGAGTCAATTCAGATTGGTATCAAAATGCTCAAAAAGCTCCCTGGACACCGCCTGGTTGGATGTTTGGCGCTGCATGGAGTTTGATTATGGTTTGTTATGCCTTGTACATGGCAAAAGTTTGGAATACTATATCAAATAGAAAAGTATTGATTGGTTTATATGCCTTTCAATGGGTACTGAATGTGCTCTGGAATCCTTTGTTTTTTTATTATCATTGGGTTTGGAGTGCAGAAATAGTTTTAATATTTTTAACTATCTTATTGATTTATAAGCTAATAGTATTTTCAAAATATGTAAAAACAGCCGGAATATTTTTACTTCCTTATATATTCTGGCTGTTCATTGCAAATTCCTTAAATCTCTATTTTGCAATAAAGAATTAA
- the glyS gene encoding glycine--tRNA ligase subunit beta, whose product MTQILFELGTEELPPKSLNSLAESLYNGVIEELQKAEIGFNLSKSRWFASPRRLAFILDDIDEMQADKVIQRKGPAVIAAFDENGNPKPAAIGFAKSVGVEVSDLQTLKTDKGEWLVYDIKEKGKNITELLPEFIKNSIGKMPIPKPMRWGNNEFAFIRPVHWMVLLKNSEVIPFEMFSITASNQTRGHRFHFPDFITIDSSDSYVSQLESVRVYVDQESRKESIRQQVEKVATSLNGVAKIDEDLLQEVASIVEYPVAVAGSFEESFLQVPAEALISSMQKHQKYFPVFDNNNQLMPNFIALANIESKDISQVIKGFEKVIRPRLADAGFFWEQDRKQPLESRFEMLKKMTFETQLGSLADKSDRVASILKYLSEKLELNQEDAARISTLLKCDLLTDMVGEFPDLQGIMGAYYAQSQGENEDVCTAIRQQYKPAFSNDSIPTTALAQATAIADKMDTLCGIFAAGKKPSGNKDPFALRRATLGIIKIIQQGELNLNVFDLIEFCVRQVPVQNLNVDSIKAEVEDFVLQRLKNNYLEQGFSHDVVDAVLSLKPANLADISKRIAACAQFKEDSSSQALAEANKRISNILKKSDDSIPEKVTIRLLSEEQEKNLFGAIESIKRRYNQEVESQNYQDAFNFLTSLAEPVDKFFENVMVNSDDQEVRLNRLAILSELNQIFLAIADISKLEI is encoded by the coding sequence ATGACTCAGATTTTATTTGAACTAGGAACTGAAGAACTTCCTCCAAAATCACTCAATTCATTAGCTGAAAGTTTATACAACGGTGTCATTGAAGAACTTCAAAAAGCGGAAATTGGCTTCAATTTATCCAAAAGCCGTTGGTTTGCTTCGCCTCGAAGACTCGCTTTTATTCTGGATGATATTGATGAAATGCAGGCAGATAAAGTTATTCAGCGAAAAGGACCGGCTGTTATTGCGGCATTTGATGAAAACGGCAACCCAAAACCGGCAGCAATCGGGTTTGCTAAATCTGTTGGTGTTGAAGTCTCTGATTTACAAACATTAAAAACAGATAAAGGCGAATGGCTGGTTTATGACATTAAAGAAAAAGGTAAAAATATAACAGAATTATTGCCTGAGTTTATTAAAAACAGTATTGGCAAAATGCCAATTCCTAAACCAATGCGTTGGGGAAATAATGAATTTGCATTCATCAGACCGGTTCACTGGATGGTTTTGTTGAAAAACAGCGAAGTGATTCCATTTGAAATGTTCTCGATTACGGCATCCAATCAAACCCGTGGTCATCGTTTTCACTTTCCTGATTTTATCACCATCGATTCTTCAGATTCTTACGTTTCTCAATTGGAAAGTGTCAGAGTTTATGTCGATCAGGAAAGCCGAAAAGAAAGCATTCGTCAACAAGTTGAAAAGGTAGCAACATCCCTCAACGGTGTTGCAAAAATTGATGAGGATTTGCTACAAGAAGTTGCTTCTATTGTTGAATATCCGGTTGCGGTTGCCGGTAGTTTTGAAGAATCATTCTTGCAAGTTCCGGCTGAAGCACTAATTTCATCCATGCAAAAGCATCAGAAATATTTCCCGGTGTTTGATAATAACAATCAATTAATGCCCAATTTCATAGCTTTGGCAAATATTGAGTCTAAAGATATATCACAAGTGATCAAAGGATTTGAAAAAGTGATTCGCCCTCGTTTGGCGGATGCCGGATTTTTCTGGGAACAAGATCGCAAACAGCCACTCGAAAGTCGTTTTGAAATGTTGAAAAAAATGACGTTTGAAACACAATTGGGTTCTCTGGCTGATAAATCTGACCGAGTTGCATCAATACTCAAATATTTATCTGAGAAACTTGAATTAAATCAAGAAGATGCTGCAAGGATTTCAACTCTTTTAAAATGTGATTTGCTCACTGACATGGTTGGTGAGTTCCCTGATTTACAAGGGATCATGGGAGCCTATTATGCACAAAGCCAAGGTGAAAACGAGGACGTCTGCACCGCTATCCGCCAACAATATAAGCCGGCATTTTCAAATGATTCCATACCAACAACTGCACTCGCTCAGGCAACAGCAATTGCTGATAAAATGGATACACTTTGTGGTATTTTTGCAGCTGGTAAGAAGCCTTCAGGAAATAAAGACCCATTTGCTTTGCGCCGTGCCACTTTGGGAATTATCAAAATCATCCAACAAGGTGAACTCAATTTAAATGTTTTTGACTTAATTGAGTTTTGTGTTCGGCAAGTTCCGGTACAAAATCTGAATGTTGACTCTATCAAAGCAGAAGTTGAAGATTTCGTTTTACAAAGATTAAAAAATAATTATCTAGAACAAGGATTTAGTCACGATGTGGTTGATGCGGTTCTATCATTAAAACCGGCAAACTTAGCAGATATCAGCAAACGAATCGCTGCGTGTGCTCAATTTAAAGAGGACTCTTCCTCTCAAGCACTGGCTGAGGCCAATAAGCGTATCAGCAATATTCTGAAAAAATCTGACGACTCTATTCCTGAAAAAGTCACGATTCGTTTGCTGAGTGAAGAGCAAGAAAAGAACCTGTTTGGTGCGATTGAGTCTATCAAACGTCGTTATAACCAAGAGGTTGAGTCACAAAATTACCAAGATGCATTTAACTTTCTCACCTCTCTGGCAGAACCGGTTGATAAGTTCTTCGAGAATGTTATGGTTAATAGTGATGATCAGGAAGTACGCTTGAATCGGTTGGCCATATTATCTGAGCTGAATCAGATATTTTTAGCGATTGCCGATATTTCAAAACTAGAGATTTAG
- the glyQ gene encoding glycine--tRNA ligase subunit alpha yields the protein MLTFQEIILKLQNFWAKNGCVIVQPLDLEVGAGTFHPATFLRSIGPEPWNSAYVQPCRRPTDGRYGENPNRLQHYYQFQVVLKPSPDNIQELYLESLKELGIDTLLHDIRFLEDNWESPTLGAWGLGWEVWLNGMEVTQFTYFQQVGGLECKPVMGEITYGLERLAMYLQEKESIYDLIWAETPNGTVTYGDVFHQNEFEQSTYNFEYANVEMCLQDFGNCESECFKMIDAKLPLVAYEKVLKASHIFNLLDARKAISVTERQQYILRVRTMSKAIAEMYYLIREELGFPGCKDTQKEEK from the coding sequence ATGTTGACGTTTCAAGAGATTATCTTAAAACTACAAAATTTCTGGGCAAAAAATGGTTGTGTAATTGTACAACCTTTGGATTTGGAAGTCGGTGCCGGCACCTTTCATCCGGCGACATTTTTACGCTCTATTGGTCCTGAGCCCTGGAATAGTGCTTATGTTCAGCCTTGCAGACGTCCTACAGACGGGCGTTATGGTGAGAATCCAAACAGACTTCAGCATTATTATCAGTTCCAAGTGGTGTTAAAACCATCTCCTGATAATATTCAGGAATTGTATTTGGAATCTTTGAAAGAACTGGGAATAGATACATTGTTGCATGACATTCGCTTTCTGGAAGACAACTGGGAATCCCCCACTCTTGGTGCCTGGGGACTCGGTTGGGAAGTCTGGTTGAATGGCATGGAAGTCACACAATTCACCTATTTTCAACAAGTTGGCGGTTTGGAATGCAAACCGGTTATGGGCGAAATCACTTATGGTTTGGAACGACTGGCAATGTATTTGCAGGAAAAGGAAAGCATTTATGATTTAATTTGGGCAGAAACTCCAAACGGAACCGTTACTTATGGAGATGTGTTTCACCAAAATGAATTTGAACAGTCAACCTACAATTTTGAATATGCAAACGTGGAAATGTGTCTGCAAGACTTTGGTAATTGCGAGTCCGAATGCTTTAAAATGATTGATGCCAAATTGCCTTTGGTTGCTTATGAAAAAGTTCTTAAAGCCTCTCACATTTTCAACTTACTGGATGCCAGAAAAGCGATTAGCGTGACCGAAAGACAACAATACATCTTACGCGTTCGAACGATGTCCAAAGCCATTGCTGAAATGTACTATCTCATTCGTGAAGAACTTGGATTTCCAGGATGCAAAGACACACAAAAGGAGGAAAAATAA
- a CDS encoding NAD(P)-dependent oxidoreductase: MSESNQLPKLSKVIVYGLGAMGRPIARNLYEHGLLLGVKNRTEGIATGLANELNLEDFESEEDMFAQADCVLTCVSADDDLLQIIDEIKPYLQKDSVVIDCSTVSSWTAKQIAADLEKQDVGFMDAPVSGGVEGAKKGTLSVMVGANLKTYKRANDLFHSIGSQVTYMGKVGQGQATKAVNQVLVAGVAQAVCEALAFAEKCKLPIEKTVEVLSSGAAGNWFLDKRGITMCKDEFDKGFKLALLHKDLKIVQKTLLDMQSESQIVEKGLVEYKQLMEQGFGDLDISALIKLKRKQLHNEEDS; encoded by the coding sequence ATGTCAGAATCGAATCAATTACCAAAACTCAGTAAAGTTATCGTTTATGGTTTGGGTGCTATGGGGCGGCCAATAGCCAGAAATTTATATGAACACGGACTATTACTCGGTGTTAAGAATCGTACAGAGGGAATTGCAACAGGGCTTGCAAATGAACTCAATCTGGAGGATTTTGAATCCGAAGAAGATATGTTTGCTCAAGCTGATTGTGTACTCACTTGTGTTTCTGCTGACGATGATTTGTTGCAAATAATTGATGAAATCAAACCCTATTTGCAGAAAGACTCAGTGGTTATTGATTGTTCAACAGTGAGTTCCTGGACGGCGAAACAAATTGCAGCAGATTTAGAAAAACAAGATGTTGGTTTTATGGATGCGCCGGTTTCCGGTGGTGTGGAAGGAGCGAAAAAAGGCACTCTTTCCGTTATGGTTGGAGCTAATTTGAAAACGTATAAACGAGCCAATGATTTGTTTCATTCCATTGGATCGCAAGTGACATATATGGGAAAAGTCGGGCAAGGTCAAGCGACAAAAGCAGTCAATCAGGTCTTGGTTGCGGGTGTGGCTCAAGCGGTTTGTGAAGCTCTTGCTTTTGCGGAAAAATGTAAATTACCAATTGAAAAAACTGTAGAGGTCCTTTCATCAGGTGCAGCGGGGAACTGGTTTCTGGATAAACGTGGCATCACCATGTGTAAGGACGAGTTTGATAAAGGTTTCAAATTGGCTTTACTCCACAAAGATTTGAAAATTGTACAGAAAACTTTATTAGATATGCAATCTGAATCACAAATAGTTGAAAAAGGTTTAGTTGAATACAAACAATTGATGGAGCAGGGCTTTGGCGATTTGGATATTTCAGCGCTGATTAAGCTCAAAAGAAAGCAACTGCATAACGAGGAAGACTCATGA
- the ubiE gene encoding bifunctional demethylmenaquinone methyltransferase/2-methoxy-6-polyprenyl-1,4-benzoquinol methylase UbiE produces MTETTNSQTHFGYKTVAVEEKEKLVGEVFTSVAAKYDIMNDFMSLGIHRLWKRHFVLTSGVEEGAQVLDLAGGTGDIAKLLAPKVTDKVHIIVGDINQGMLDVGKDRLIDAGLWGQVTTQQMNAESLPFEEDTFDLVTIAFGLRNVTNQQNALDEMYRVLKPGGKLMILEFTRVNLKFLSKIYDIYSFKILPKIGEIVANDRDSYQYLAESIRKHPDQETLKSMMEQSGFELCKVENLSGGIVAIHTGYKT; encoded by the coding sequence ATGACTGAGACAACAAACTCACAAACACATTTCGGTTATAAAACCGTAGCGGTCGAAGAAAAAGAAAAACTCGTCGGAGAAGTTTTTACTTCCGTTGCTGCCAAATATGACATCATGAATGACTTCATGTCATTAGGCATTCACAGGCTTTGGAAACGTCATTTTGTTTTAACCAGTGGTGTTGAAGAAGGTGCACAAGTGCTGGATTTAGCCGGTGGAACCGGCGACATTGCCAAGTTACTTGCACCGAAAGTTACCGATAAAGTTCATATCATTGTTGGTGATATCAACCAAGGAATGCTGGATGTTGGCAAAGACAGACTCATCGATGCCGGGCTTTGGGGGCAGGTGACAACTCAACAAATGAATGCGGAGTCTTTACCTTTTGAAGAGGACACTTTTGATTTGGTGACAATTGCTTTCGGATTGAGAAATGTGACCAACCAACAAAATGCACTGGATGAAATGTATCGTGTTTTGAAACCGGGCGGAAAACTGATGATTCTGGAATTCACACGGGTCAATTTGAAGTTTCTCAGCAAAATCTATGATATTTATTCCTTTAAAATCTTACCAAAGATTGGCGAAATTGTAGCTAATGATCGCGATTCCTATCAATATCTCGCCGAATCAATTCGCAAACATCCCGATCAGGAAACATTAAAATCAATGATGGAACAATCCGGTTTTGAACTTTGTAAAGTTGAAAATCTCAGTGGCGGAATTGTTGCTATTCATACAGGTTATAAAACATGA
- the ubiB gene encoding ubiquinone biosynthesis regulatory protein kinase UbiB yields MNLLRLTKILHTFADYRVKDLLPENKRKKRIHLLRLLSPFASKGKKCQSNPEKLRKALEHLGPIFVKFGQVLSTRPDLIPLEITKELSKLQDDVEPFAWNEAKEFIEHQMDQPLDEIFSSIDEKPLASASVAQVHAAELKDGREVVIKVLRPGIRKQVRKDLELMRSVAKIARTFWNPGVQVDPLEIVAEFERTIYDELDLQREAANASVLRKNFSDSNDLYIPEIYWQYCKEKVMVMERIYAIPIGHFDKLKAANINLKVLSEKGLRLFYTQVFRDNFFHADMHPGNIFVNPANPQDPQIIVLDFGICGSLPKGHKRDLANNFMAFFNQDYRRIAELHIEAGWVPADTRVDELESATRTICEPYFSRPISEISFGEVMLKTFEMARKFNLVIQPEFILLQKTLLNIEGLGRQLYPELDIWKTSKPVLASIMRKQYGMDGALETLKNNLPRWLEQTSEIPTLVHEILSQQARPLTKLQQIEKAKADKLKAKQQNKKVYAILASGFGIISALLYSLTTDGTQYFGMSTPTILTSLLTIGFVYKAIKN; encoded by the coding sequence ATGAATCTACTGCGTCTCACTAAAATTCTGCACACGTTTGCGGATTATCGGGTTAAGGATTTGTTGCCTGAAAACAAACGCAAAAAGCGAATTCATTTATTGAGATTGCTTTCGCCTTTCGCTTCAAAAGGGAAAAAGTGTCAAAGTAATCCTGAAAAACTTCGCAAAGCTCTTGAACATTTAGGTCCTATTTTTGTGAAATTCGGGCAAGTGTTGTCCACACGTCCGGATTTGATACCATTGGAAATTACCAAAGAATTATCCAAACTGCAAGATGATGTCGAACCTTTTGCATGGAATGAAGCTAAAGAGTTTATCGAACATCAAATGGATCAACCATTAGATGAAATTTTCAGCTCCATTGATGAAAAGCCATTAGCATCGGCTTCAGTGGCACAGGTTCATGCTGCTGAGTTGAAAGATGGCAGAGAAGTTGTTATCAAAGTTCTGCGCCCCGGAATCAGAAAACAAGTCAGAAAAGACCTCGAATTGATGCGATCAGTAGCGAAAATAGCACGAACTTTCTGGAATCCCGGAGTTCAGGTTGATCCACTTGAAATTGTTGCTGAGTTTGAGAGAACCATTTACGATGAGCTTGATTTGCAAAGAGAAGCTGCAAATGCTTCGGTGCTTCGTAAGAATTTTAGTGACTCGAATGATTTGTACATTCCTGAAATTTACTGGCAATATTGCAAGGAAAAAGTCATGGTCATGGAACGGATTTATGCGATTCCAATTGGTCATTTTGACAAATTAAAAGCTGCCAATATTAACCTCAAAGTATTATCAGAAAAAGGTTTAAGACTGTTTTATACACAGGTTTTCAGAGATAATTTCTTTCATGCAGATATGCACCCGGGAAATATTTTTGTCAATCCGGCAAATCCCCAAGATCCACAAATTATCGTGCTTGATTTTGGTATTTGTGGTTCTTTGCCAAAAGGTCATAAAAGGGATTTGGCGAATAATTTTATGGCATTTTTTAATCAGGATTATCGTCGAATTGCAGAGCTGCACATTGAAGCCGGTTGGGTTCCTGCTGATACGCGTGTGGATGAATTGGAATCTGCAACCAGAACCATTTGTGAGCCATATTTTTCTCGTCCTATCAGCGAGATTTCTTTTGGCGAAGTGATGCTGAAAACTTTCGAAATGGCAAGAAAATTTAATTTGGTGATTCAACCTGAATTTATTCTTTTGCAAAAAACTTTGTTAAATATTGAGGGGTTAGGGAGGCAACTTTATCCGGAACTCGATATCTGGAAAACCTCCAAGCCGGTTTTAGCATCAATTATGCGGAAACAATACGGCATGGATGGGGCTTTGGAAACTTTAAAAAATAATCTTCCACGCTGGCTCGAACAAACCAGTGAAATCCCAACTTTGGTTCATGAAATATTGAGTCAACAAGCAAGACCTTTGACAAAACTTCAGCAAATTGAAAAAGCGAAAGCGGATAAACTCAAAGCTAAACAACAAAATAAAAAAGTTTATGCAATTCTTGCTTCCGGTTTCGGAATAATTTCAGCATTATTGTATAGTTTAACGACAGATGGCACTCAATATTTTGGAATGTCGACTCCAACAATCCTGACATCGCTTTTGACAATTGGCTTTGTTTATAAAGCAATTAAGAATTGA